The following proteins are encoded in a genomic region of Variovorax paradoxus:
- a CDS encoding AAA family ATPase, whose product MSAELAAFAQQYKRKAQRGTEPNDRGYSREVEALMKRLPAAELSAALNSESDEQLPSPKPKQRPPDDGLPRKSGRGLEVFIRPTGDLRHRHSGSIDPITENPMLIVLGGLPGTGKTAIARELVVRSPSAYLRIDTIEQALMKLSVLEEIGSAGYIVAYELARSNLALGMTVVADCVNPLSITREAWRAVATSTSSDLLEVEIVCSDPAEHRRRVESRKADIPEHTLPTWEAVLRHEYEVWTTNRLVIGSALVSASEAADLILERLRSLAAGE is encoded by the coding sequence ATGAGCGCTGAATTGGCGGCTTTCGCGCAGCAGTACAAGAGAAAGGCGCAGCGTGGCACTGAGCCGAACGATCGCGGGTACTCGCGAGAGGTAGAGGCCCTGATGAAACGACTTCCCGCTGCTGAGCTGTCCGCGGCGCTGAATTCGGAGAGCGACGAGCAGCTTCCATCACCAAAGCCCAAGCAGCGACCGCCCGATGATGGCCTCCCGAGGAAATCCGGGCGGGGCCTTGAAGTCTTTATTCGGCCAACTGGGGACCTCCGTCATCGCCACTCAGGTTCAATCGACCCCATCACGGAGAACCCGATGCTGATTGTTCTCGGCGGGCTACCGGGCACCGGCAAAACTGCCATAGCGCGCGAACTCGTTGTTCGTTCGCCCTCCGCCTATCTGCGCATCGACACCATTGAGCAAGCGCTCATGAAGCTGAGCGTTCTCGAGGAGATTGGCTCAGCAGGCTACATCGTTGCCTACGAGCTTGCGAGGTCCAATCTCGCGCTTGGCATGACAGTAGTTGCCGACTGCGTCAATCCGCTATCGATCACCCGCGAAGCGTGGCGGGCTGTGGCAACCAGCACATCCTCGGACTTGCTCGAGGTTGAAATCGTGTGCTCTGACCCAGCCGAACACCGCAGGCGTGTGGAGAGCCGCAAAGCTGACATCCCGGAGCACACTCTGCCGACCTGGGAGGCGGTCCTTCGCCATGAATACGAGGTCTGGACCACAAACCGCCTGGTCATTGGTTCGGCACTCGTCAGCGCGAGCGAGGCCGCCGACTTAATCCTGGAGCGGTTGCGCAGCCTGGCCGCAGGCGAGTAA
- a CDS encoding acyl-CoA thioesterase/bile acid-CoA:amino acid N-acyltransferase family protein: MKFDTLPQTCLVDETLAIRVLDLQPGAVITLKLWSGFNDVVLLSSATFKADSNGVVDLSSHAPISGAYEGADAMGLFWSRAPVDRDIARGFPGMSNDPLTSTLVAEREDGASRISHPIRRVYVGPGVVSREVRVRGLFGKMYEPAQPGPHRAVLVVGGSNGGLAWSQEMAALLASRGYAALALAYFAAEGLPPTLDRIPLEYFGTALEWLSAQTSVAANNIGVVGVSRGGELALLLGATYPEIRAVVAYVPSGILWPAYPESGYSAWTQNGEEIPYARTLTHEQWDKALAVGAARKGSFDWYFIPLRDAAYADKTSIRVEKINGPVLMITGIDDKLWPSTELTEFAVQRFKQQGFHHRVEHLAYAGAGHSIAWPNGPTTMLKSKHPVSGEEMDMGGTAEGAARARQDSWPRMLAFLRNGLVDD, encoded by the coding sequence ATGAAGTTCGACACATTGCCCCAGACCTGTCTCGTTGATGAGACTCTTGCAATTCGCGTTTTGGATCTTCAGCCCGGGGCGGTAATTACCTTGAAGCTCTGGAGCGGCTTCAATGATGTTGTTCTCTTGTCGAGTGCCACCTTCAAGGCTGACTCCAACGGAGTTGTGGACCTCAGCAGCCATGCGCCGATTTCGGGGGCATACGAAGGAGCGGATGCGATGGGGCTCTTCTGGTCTCGGGCGCCGGTGGATCGAGACATTGCCAGGGGCTTCCCGGGCATGAGCAATGACCCTCTGACCTCGACACTGGTTGCGGAGCGGGAAGACGGCGCATCGCGTATCTCCCATCCCATTCGGCGCGTCTATGTCGGACCTGGCGTCGTGTCGCGGGAGGTGCGAGTGCGTGGGCTTTTCGGCAAGATGTACGAGCCCGCCCAACCCGGACCGCACCGGGCCGTGCTTGTAGTTGGCGGTTCCAATGGTGGACTGGCTTGGTCTCAGGAGATGGCTGCATTGCTGGCGTCCCGCGGGTATGCAGCGCTCGCATTGGCGTATTTCGCCGCAGAAGGCTTGCCGCCAACCCTCGATCGCATCCCGCTTGAATACTTTGGCACAGCACTGGAGTGGCTGTCGGCTCAGACGAGCGTCGCCGCGAACAACATCGGAGTCGTGGGTGTCTCGCGAGGCGGAGAACTTGCGTTGCTTCTAGGTGCGACCTACCCTGAAATCCGGGCGGTGGTCGCCTACGTTCCCAGCGGCATCCTGTGGCCAGCGTACCCCGAAAGCGGATACAGCGCATGGACACAGAACGGCGAAGAGATTCCCTATGCCCGAACGCTTACCCATGAGCAGTGGGACAAGGCGCTGGCCGTTGGCGCCGCACGAAAGGGCAGCTTCGACTGGTATTTCATTCCGTTGAGGGATGCCGCATACGCGGATAAGACTTCCATCCGAGTAGAAAAAATCAACGGGCCCGTCCTCATGATCACCGGCATCGACGACAAGCTTTGGCCGTCGACCGAACTGACAGAATTCGCCGTGCAGCGCTTCAAACAACAAGGCTTTCACCATCGCGTGGAGCACCTTGCGTACGCCGGGGCGGGACACAGCATCGCTTGGCCAAACGGTCCGACAACCATGCTCAAGTCGAAGCATCCAGTGTCTGGCGAAGAGATGGACATGGGAGGGACTGCTGAAGGGGCGGCACGTGCACGACAGGACTCATGGCCAAGAATGCTCGCTTTCCTGCGCAACGGCCTCGTTGACGACTAG
- a CDS encoding SDR family NAD(P)-dependent oxidoreductase, which produces MNTHTAVHTGKRALVTGASSGIGAAIARELAALGVDLVLTARRRDALEAVAATCKGVNVEIVTADLGKADAARALWDAATASGPIDILINNAGFGYFRRFDEVDWARDAELVQLNMTSLVALARCFVDARKTSTAPAHMVNIASTGAYQSVPNMALYAASKAFVRNFSEGLHDEHRGTSLSVTCICPGGTETAFHAASGGGDYSWIANASTKSAEFVAQATVRAMLRGKRTVVPGLFNKLSCFGVRFLTRRFASRVATQVLGKPRLALPTRRET; this is translated from the coding sequence TTGAATACACATACGGCCGTCCACACCGGCAAGCGCGCATTGGTGACCGGCGCATCCAGCGGCATCGGCGCAGCCATCGCGCGTGAGCTCGCGGCGCTCGGCGTCGATCTCGTGCTGACGGCACGGCGACGCGACGCACTCGAGGCGGTCGCCGCGACCTGCAAGGGCGTAAACGTCGAGATCGTCACCGCGGACCTCGGCAAGGCCGATGCCGCGCGCGCGCTGTGGGACGCCGCGACCGCCAGCGGCCCCATCGACATCCTGATCAATAACGCCGGGTTCGGCTACTTTCGCCGGTTCGACGAGGTCGACTGGGCGCGCGACGCGGAGCTCGTCCAGCTCAACATGACCTCGCTCGTCGCGCTCGCGCGGTGCTTCGTCGACGCACGCAAGACAAGCACCGCACCTGCGCACATGGTGAACATCGCGTCGACTGGCGCCTACCAGTCAGTGCCGAACATGGCGCTGTACGCCGCGTCGAAGGCGTTCGTGCGCAACTTCAGCGAGGGTCTTCATGACGAGCACCGCGGCACCTCGCTGTCGGTGACCTGCATCTGCCCCGGTGGTACCGAAACCGCCTTCCACGCCGCGTCCGGCGGAGGCGACTACTCGTGGATCGCGAACGCATCGACGAAGAGCGCGGAGTTCGTGGCGCAGGCCACGGTCCGCGCGATGCTGCGCGGCAAGCGCACGGTCGTGCCCGGCCTGTTCAACAAGCTGTCGTGCTTCGGCGTGCGTTTCTTGACGCGGCGGTTCGCGTCGCGGGTGGCGACTCAGGTGCTGGGCAAGCCGCGGTTGGCACTGCCGACTCGAAGAGAGACCTGA
- the acuI gene encoding acrylyl-CoA reductase (NADPH), whose product MTFQALLASKTGDKITTSVVSMSEPDLMPGDVVVDIDYSTVNYKDAMAITGRAEVIRQFPLIPGIDFAGTVKTSSYPGIAAGDRVVANGWGLSQTHHGGYAQQARVKGEWLLKLPAALSTKDAMAIGTAGYTAMLSVLALEHGGLTPQHGDVLVTGANGGVGSIAIALLSGLGYRVVASTGRLEESDYLRHLRAADIIDRQTLSEPGAPIASERWAGAVDSVGSHTLANVLAQTQYRGVVTACGLAQGMNLPASVLPFILRNVTLAGIDSVNAPQQVRIEAWSRLARDLDLNKLARTTHVVGLAEVPAVIERMLAGKVQGRTVVDVNA is encoded by the coding sequence ATGACATTCCAAGCACTGCTCGCCAGCAAGACAGGTGACAAGATCACCACCAGCGTGGTCTCGATGAGTGAACCAGACCTCATGCCCGGGGACGTCGTGGTCGACATCGATTACTCCACCGTGAACTACAAGGACGCGATGGCCATCACCGGCCGCGCCGAGGTCATTCGCCAGTTTCCGTTGATTCCCGGCATCGACTTCGCCGGCACCGTCAAGACTTCTTCCTACCCCGGCATCGCTGCTGGCGACCGCGTCGTCGCCAATGGCTGGGGCCTGAGCCAAACCCATCACGGGGGTTATGCGCAGCAGGCGCGCGTGAAAGGCGAGTGGCTGCTCAAGCTCCCGGCGGCCTTGTCCACCAAAGACGCGATGGCCATCGGAACGGCCGGGTACACGGCGATGCTGTCCGTGCTGGCGCTCGAGCACGGCGGGCTCACGCCTCAACATGGCGACGTTCTCGTGACGGGCGCCAATGGCGGCGTTGGTTCCATCGCCATCGCCCTCCTGTCCGGTCTTGGTTATCGGGTCGTTGCCTCCACAGGGCGACTGGAGGAAAGCGACTATCTGCGCCACCTGAGAGCAGCCGACATCATCGATCGCCAGACGCTTTCGGAGCCGGGAGCACCCATAGCGAGCGAGAGGTGGGCCGGCGCTGTCGACTCGGTCGGCAGCCACACGCTCGCCAACGTGCTGGCACAGACCCAATATCGAGGCGTGGTCACCGCCTGCGGCCTGGCCCAGGGCATGAACCTTCCGGCCTCGGTGCTGCCTTTCATCTTGCGCAATGTGACGCTGGCCGGCATCGATTCGGTCAATGCACCCCAACAGGTGCGCATCGAGGCTTGGTCACGGTTGGCGCGGGATTTGGATTTGAACAAGCTCGCGCGAACGACACATGTGGTGGGTCTTGCCGAGGTGCCCGCTGTCATTGAGCGAATGCTCGCGGGAAAAGTCCAAGGCCGTACCGTTGTCGACGTCAACGCATGA
- a CDS encoding oxidoreductase, which produces MNTKSKVALVTGASSGIGEAIAQQLPKAGYKVYGTSRRGGQAGQRAFEMLPLDVTQDASVEAVVQQLIQSEGRIDLLVNNAGFGVAPAGAEESSIAQAQAIFDTNFFGMVRMIRSVVPHMRRQESGRIINIGSVVGFLPSPYMALYSATKHAVAGYSESLDHELRTQGIRVSVVEPPYINTPFEANSMQPDTPLDMYREIRAGMEQRLKEGIAGAEGPEVVADIVLKAAMAAQPKTHYAPGMASRLRLLRRFAPASMLDAGVRKDLRLDA; this is translated from the coding sequence ATGAACACCAAGAGCAAAGTGGCCCTCGTGACAGGGGCCTCCTCGGGCATAGGCGAAGCCATTGCGCAGCAGCTGCCAAAGGCTGGGTACAAGGTCTACGGCACCAGCCGGCGCGGCGGCCAGGCGGGCCAGCGCGCGTTCGAGATGCTGCCGCTCGATGTGACCCAGGACGCGTCGGTCGAGGCTGTGGTCCAGCAACTGATCCAGTCGGAAGGCCGCATCGACCTGCTGGTCAACAACGCCGGCTTCGGGGTCGCTCCAGCCGGCGCGGAAGAGAGTTCGATTGCGCAGGCCCAGGCCATCTTCGACACCAACTTCTTCGGCATGGTGCGGATGATCCGCTCCGTCGTACCTCATATGCGTCGGCAGGAGAGCGGCCGCATCATCAACATCGGCTCGGTGGTGGGGTTCCTGCCCTCACCGTATATGGCGCTGTACTCCGCCACCAAGCACGCGGTTGCGGGCTATTCGGAATCGCTGGACCATGAACTGCGCACGCAGGGCATTCGCGTCTCGGTGGTGGAGCCTCCCTATATCAACACGCCGTTCGAAGCGAATTCGATGCAGCCCGACACACCTCTGGACATGTACCGCGAAATTCGCGCGGGCATGGAGCAGCGGCTCAAGGAGGGAATCGCGGGCGCAGAAGGACCTGAGGTGGTGGCCGACATCGTGCTGAAGGCAGCCATGGCCGCGCAGCCCAAGACCCACTACGCCCCCGGCATGGCCAGCCGCCTGCGCCTGCTGCGCAGGTTCGCGCCCGCCAGCATGCTGGACGCCGGCGTGCGCAAAGACCTCCGGCTCGACGCATAG
- a CDS encoding TetR/AcrR family transcriptional regulator — MMHVMRKEKHSVRTAAKEASHERIVSAAARAIRRSGYDGTGVADIMKEAGLTHGAFYAHFASREAMLAEAAGRACAESAAIAAEAAASVPPEQALTYMLHAYLSRENLAQIEQGCPLAALGSETVRQTPEVRRVTTRYIKEMVDLVARQSADWGQAGVHERALVTVATMVGTLLLARVVDEPALSDSLREAALKHLPIA, encoded by the coding sequence ATGATGCACGTCATGCGAAAAGAGAAGCACAGCGTCAGAACAGCGGCCAAGGAAGCCTCACACGAGCGCATCGTCTCGGCTGCGGCGCGGGCGATCCGTCGCAGCGGTTACGACGGAACAGGAGTCGCCGACATCATGAAGGAGGCCGGCCTGACCCATGGTGCCTTCTATGCCCACTTCGCCTCGCGCGAGGCCATGCTGGCGGAAGCAGCGGGGCGGGCCTGTGCGGAGTCGGCGGCCATAGCGGCAGAGGCGGCGGCCAGCGTGCCCCCGGAACAGGCCTTGACCTACATGCTCCACGCCTATCTCTCGCGAGAAAACCTGGCGCAGATAGAGCAGGGTTGCCCCCTGGCAGCGCTGGGCTCGGAAACCGTGCGCCAAACGCCCGAAGTCCGGCGAGTGACCACGCGGTACATCAAGGAAATGGTCGATCTTGTGGCCCGACAGTCGGCAGATTGGGGGCAGGCCGGTGTCCACGAACGCGCGCTCGTGACCGTCGCCACCATGGTCGGCACCTTGCTGCTGGCCCGCGTCGTCGACGAGCCTGCGCTGTCCGACAGCCTGCGCGAGGCTGCCTTGAAGCACCTGCCCATCGCTTGA
- a CDS encoding NAD(P)/FAD-dependent oxidoreductase, with protein MSPPLHHVQTSPTLPASADVVVIGGGIIGVFTAYYLAQRGVSVALVEKGRIGAEQSSRNWGWCRQQNRDARELPLASKSLDLWEQFAAESGEDTGFHRCGLLYLSNDEAEISRWASWRDFAKTAGVTTHMLSSREAAERGQATGRAWKGGVFSPSDGTADPGKAAPAVAAALIKLGGSVHQNCAARGIETEGGRVSGVITEAGVIKTRTAVMAGGAWASSFCRQLGIRFPQASIRQSILSVSPVEHRLPPAVVSAGVSATRRNDGRYALAISGRARVDPTGQFLRFAPQFVPMFAKRWRNLRPGGLEAIRSGHETLARWRLDAPTPMERVRILDPKPDPVSIKETHRRAVELLPQLRDAKITHAWAGYIDSTPDGVPGIGEVPGLPGFILAAGFSGHGFGIGPGAGHLIADLVSGAEPIVDPAPYRPGRFSNSAWGKVADF; from the coding sequence ATGTCGCCTCCGCTGCACCACGTCCAAACCTCGCCCACGCTCCCGGCTTCGGCCGACGTCGTCGTGATCGGCGGCGGCATCATCGGCGTCTTTACTGCCTACTACCTGGCCCAGCGCGGCGTCTCGGTCGCATTGGTGGAAAAGGGCAGGATCGGCGCCGAGCAATCGAGCCGCAACTGGGGCTGGTGCCGGCAGCAGAACCGCGACGCCCGCGAACTGCCGCTGGCGAGCAAGAGCCTCGACCTGTGGGAGCAATTCGCCGCCGAGAGTGGTGAGGACACGGGCTTTCATCGCTGCGGGCTGTTGTATCTCAGCAATGACGAGGCAGAAATTTCCCGTTGGGCCAGCTGGCGCGATTTTGCGAAGACAGCCGGCGTGACGACTCACATGCTGAGCAGCCGAGAAGCCGCCGAGCGCGGACAGGCGACCGGCCGCGCCTGGAAGGGCGGCGTCTTCTCGCCCAGCGATGGCACCGCCGATCCTGGCAAGGCCGCGCCGGCCGTGGCCGCTGCGCTCATCAAGCTTGGGGGCAGCGTCCATCAGAATTGCGCCGCCCGCGGCATCGAGACCGAAGGCGGGCGGGTCAGCGGCGTGATCACGGAAGCCGGGGTCATCAAGACCCGGACGGCCGTGATGGCCGGTGGCGCCTGGGCGTCCTCGTTCTGCCGGCAGCTTGGCATCCGTTTTCCGCAGGCCTCGATCCGCCAGTCCATCCTGAGCGTGTCTCCTGTGGAACACCGCTTGCCGCCTGCCGTGGTGAGCGCGGGCGTGTCCGCCACTCGCCGCAACGATGGACGCTACGCACTGGCCATCAGCGGCCGCGCGCGCGTCGATCCGACAGGACAGTTCCTGCGCTTCGCTCCGCAGTTCGTGCCCATGTTCGCCAAGCGCTGGCGCAATCTTCGTCCGGGGGGCCTGGAAGCCATTCGGAGTGGCCATGAAACGCTGGCGCGCTGGCGGCTCGATGCGCCAACGCCCATGGAACGCGTGCGCATTCTCGATCCGAAGCCCGATCCCGTGAGCATCAAGGAGACCCACCGCCGCGCCGTCGAACTGCTGCCCCAACTTCGCGATGCCAAGATCACGCACGCCTGGGCGGGCTATATCGACAGCACGCCCGACGGTGTGCCCGGCATCGGCGAAGTGCCGGGTCTGCCGGGCTTCATCCTGGCCGCGGGCTTTTCCGGACACGGCTTCGGCATCGGTCCGGGCGCCGGCCACCTGATCGCCGATCTTGTCAGCGGCGCCGAACCGATCGTGGATCCGGCACCGTACCGGCCGGGGCGCTTCAGCAACTCGGCATGGGGCAAGGTCGCTGATTTCTAG
- a CDS encoding cupin domain-containing protein yields MTVALVLHRADGAPVSTSFRRAPFGKDDPFARHREIAWEGPGAMSAGRTSFIGELEVASYPHIETIVVVEGELTLTAAGATPLVVGPQAGAVIGCGTSLHIQASSRVRFVFCAAACDKPTKRGLFPLHADANFMPTGTLPAEVLLGPVPECRSDKVFTDDAAQYLAGAWDSTPYHRVVRRHRMNEFMHLVAGSVRFAAPDGSVLSVGTGDALFVPEGAPIGWESSDRVAKFYVCQTVPA; encoded by the coding sequence ATGACCGTGGCCCTCGTGCTGCATCGCGCCGACGGCGCACCCGTTTCAACTTCCTTCCGCAGGGCGCCATTCGGCAAGGACGATCCTTTTGCGCGGCATCGCGAGATCGCGTGGGAAGGGCCGGGCGCAATGAGCGCGGGCCGGACCAGCTTCATCGGAGAGCTCGAAGTCGCAAGCTATCCCCACATCGAAACCATCGTGGTCGTCGAGGGAGAGCTGACCCTGACAGCGGCCGGGGCGACCCCGCTGGTGGTCGGCCCGCAGGCGGGTGCCGTCATCGGATGCGGCACCTCGCTTCATATCCAGGCCAGCTCGCGCGTGCGCTTCGTGTTCTGCGCGGCCGCTTGCGACAAGCCGACGAAGCGCGGCCTCTTCCCCCTGCACGCCGACGCCAATTTCATGCCCACCGGCACGCTGCCCGCCGAAGTGCTGCTGGGCCCCGTGCCGGAGTGCCGCAGCGACAAGGTCTTCACCGATGACGCCGCGCAGTACCTTGCGGGCGCTTGGGACTCGACCCCCTACCACCGGGTTGTTCGCCGGCATCGCATGAACGAGTTCATGCATCTCGTGGCGGGCAGCGTGCGCTTCGCAGCCCCTGATGGCAGCGTGCTGTCGGTGGGCACCGGCGACGCGCTCTTCGTGCCCGAGGGCGCACCCATCGGGTGGGAAAGCAGCGATCGCGTGGCGAAGTTCTACGTGTGCCAAACCGTCCCGGCCTGA